One window from the genome of Osmerus mordax isolate fOsmMor3 chromosome 19, fOsmMor3.pri, whole genome shotgun sequence encodes:
- the LOC136962753 gene encoding disks large homolog 4 isoform X1, producing MGFELMSPPVRNLKCLSPVMCQCKVICSNRTLSLMFGCKKYRYQDEETPPLEHSPSHLAPGKSAEMLHMSDKNLAAMEAMHGYTPHTHISPIKPVLMSAGHTPMYTSAVSTLGNSPPVVVNTDTLDGSPYVNGTEGEIEYEEITLERGNSGLGFSIAGGTDNPHVGDDPSIFITKIIPGGAAAQDGRLSVNDSILFVNDVDVREVTHSLAVEALKEAGAIVRLYVLRRKPAAEKVTEIKLIKGPKGLGFSIAGGVGNQHIPGDNSIYVTKIIEGGAAHKDCRLQIGDKILAVNSVCLEDVMHEDAVGALKNTAEVVYLRVAKPNNLYLTNSYNPPDLTSTYSPHMDTDLGHPYMGSDYPQALTPTSPSRFSPVLHGMMGDEDLPRDPRRVLIHRGSTGLGFNIVGGEDGEGIFISFILAGGPADLSGELRKGDQILSVNGVDLRIATHEQAAAALKNAGQTVTIIAQYRPEEYSRFEAKIHDLREQLMNSSMGSGTTTLRSNPKRGFYIRALFDYDKTADCGFLSQAVGFRFGDVLHVLDCGDEEWWQARRVSPQNEVEEVGFIPSKRRVERKEWSRMNTKERDHSRDSLGSQGRDDSAHSYETVTQVEVHYARPIIILGPIKDRVNDDLLSEFPDKFGSCVPHTTRPKREYEVDGRDYHFVSSREQMEKDIQSHRFIEAGQYNSHLYGTSVQSVREVAEQQGKHCILDVSANAVRRLQAAQLHPIAIFVRPKSLENVLEINTRLTEEQARKGMDRALKLEQDFIECFSAVVEGDSFEEVYHKVKTVIEEQSGPYIWIPTRERL from the exons ATGGGGTTTGAACTGATGTCTCCGCCTGTTAGGAATTTAAAGTGCCTCTCTCCAGTGATGTGCCAGTGTAAGGTAATCTGCAGCAACCGGACTCTCTCCCTCATGTTCGGTTGCAAG aAGTACAGGTACCAGGATGAGGAGACCCCCCCCTTGGAGCACAGTCCATCCCACCTAGCTCCAGGGAAGAGCGCCGAGATGCTTCACATGAGCGACAAGAATCTAGCCGCTATGGAGGCCATGCAtggatacacaccacacactcacatctcccccatcaag CCAGTGTTGATGTCGGCGGGACACACTCCTATGTACACCTCTGCTGTTTCCACACTG GGAAATTCTCCTCCGGTGGTGgtgaacactgacacactggatgGCTCTCCTTAT gTAAATGGAACCGAAGGGGAGATCGAGTATGAGGAGATTACTCTGGAGAGG ggaaacTCAGGCTTGGGCTTCAGCATAGCAGGGGGAACTGACAACCCCCATGTAGGAGACGACCCCAGTATCTTCATCACCAAGATCATCCCTGGGGGAGCTGCTGCACAGGACGGACGGCtaag TGTGAACGACAGCATCCTGTTTGTGAACGATGTTGACGTGCGCGAGGTGACACACAGCCTGGCCGTGGAGGCACTGAAGGAGGCGGGCGCCATTGTCCGCCTCTACGTCCTTCGGAGGAAACCTGCCGCCGAGAAAGTCACCGAGATCAAGCTCATCAAAGGGcctaaag GTTTAGGGTTCAGTATtgctggaggggtggggaaccAGCACATACCTGGAGACAACAGTATCTATGTCACCAAGATCATCGAGGGAGGGGCCGCTCACAAGGACTGCCGACTGCAGATCGGGGATAAGATACTGgcg GTTAACAGCGTGTGCCTGGAGGACGTGATGCACGAGGACGCCGTGGGCGCCTTGAAGAACACGGCGGAGGTGGTCTACCTCAGGGTAGCCAAGCCCAACAACCTGTACCTGACCAACTCCTACAACCCTCCAGACCTCACCAGCA CGTACTCCCCTCACATGGACACAGATCTCGGCCACCCCTACATGGGCTCGGATTACCCACAAGCCCTCACTCCCACCTCGCCAAGCCGTTTCTCTCCCGTCCTGCACGGCATGATGGGAGATGAAGACCTTCCTAG GGATCCTAGGAGAGTGCTCATCCATCGGGGCTCCACAGGGCTGGGCTTCAACATcgtgggaggagaggacggagagGGCATCTTCATCTCCTTCATTCTGGCCGGGGGGCCCGCGGACCTCAGCGGAGAGCTGCGCAAGGGCGACCAGATCCTCAgt gtgaacgGCGTGGACCTGCGTATCGCCACACACGAGCAGGCTGCAGCCGCCCTGAAGAACGCAGGGCAGACTGTCACCATCATCGCTCAGTACAGACCTGAGG agtacaGCCGTTTCGAGGCGAAGATCCACGACCTGCGGGAGCAGCTGATGAACAGCAGCATGGGCTCTGGGACCACCACCCTGAGGTCCAACCCCAAGAGGGGCTTCTACATCCG ggcgcTGTTCGACTACGACAAGACGGCCGACTGTGGCTTCCTGAGCCAGGCGGTGGGCTTCAGGTTCGGGGACGTGCTGCACGTGCTGGACTGCGGGGACGAGGAGTGGTGGCAGGCCCGGAGGGTCAGTCCCCAgaacgaggtggaggaggtcggCTTCATCCCCAGCAAACGCAG ggtaGAAAGGAAAGAGTGGTCTCGCATGAACACCAAAGAGAGG GACCACAGTCGGGACAGCCTGGGCTCTCAAG GGAGAGATGACTCGGCACACAGCTATGAAACAGTCACACAAGTGGAAG tCCACTATGCGAGACCCATCATAATACTGGGGCCCATAAAGGACAGGGTGAATGACGACCTGCTGTCTGAGTTCCCTGATAAGTTTGGATCTTGTGTGCCAC ACACCACGCGGCCCAAGCGGGAGTATGAGGTGGATGGGCGGGACTATCACTTTGTGTCGTCGCGGGaacagatggagaaggacaTCCAGAGCCATCGGTTCATCGAGGCGGGCCAGTACAACAGCCACCTCTACGGAACCAGCGTCCAGAGCGTCCGCGAGGTCGCTGAACAG cagGGGAAACACTGTATCCTGGACGTGTCGGCTAATGCCGTACGCAGACTACAAGCTGCTCAGCTCCACCCCATCGCCATCTTCGTGCGGCCCAAGTCCCTGGAGAACGTCCT agaGATCAACACTCGACTGACGGAGGAGCAGGCCAGGAAGGGCATGGACCGAGCTCTCAAACTAGAGCAGGACTTCATCGAGTGCTTCTCAG ctGTGGTGGAAGGGGACAGCTTTGAAGAGGTTTACCATAAAGTGAAGACCGTGATTGAGGAGCAATCGGGGCCTTATATCTGGATtcccaccagggagaggctgtga
- the LOC136962753 gene encoding disks large homolog 4 isoform X2 → MFVSVWYAKKMGRRFINNVRKAKKHRHRMMVNGTEGEIEYEEITLERGNSGLGFSIAGGTDNPHVGDDPSIFITKIIPGGAAAQDGRLSVNDSILFVNDVDVREVTHSLAVEALKEAGAIVRLYVLRRKPAAEKVTEIKLIKGPKGLGFSIAGGVGNQHIPGDNSIYVTKIIEGGAAHKDCRLQIGDKILAVNSVCLEDVMHEDAVGALKNTAEVVYLRVAKPNNLYLTNSYNPPDLTSNLGHPYMGSDYPQALTPTSPSRFSPVLHGMMGDEDLPRDPRRVLIHRGSTGLGFNIVGGEDGEGIFISFILAGGPADLSGELRKGDQILSVNGVDLRIATHEQAAAALKNAGQTVTIIAQYRPEEYSRFEAKIHDLREQLMNSSMGSGTTTLRSNPKRGFYIRALFDYDKTADCGFLSQAVGFRFGDVLHVLDCGDEEWWQARRVSPQNEVEEVGFIPSKRRVERKEWSRMNTKGRDDSAHSYETVTQVEVHYARPIIILGPIKDRVNDDLLSEFPDKFGSCVPHTTRPKREYEVDGRDYHFVSSREQMEKDIQSHRFIEAGQYNSHLYGTSVQSVREVAEQGKHCILDVSANAVRRLQAAQLHPIAIFVRPKSLENVLEINTRLTEEQARKGMDRALKLEQDFIECFSAVVEGDSFEEVYHKVKTVIEEQSGPYIWIPTRERL, encoded by the exons ATGTTCGTGTCCGTTTGGTATGCCAAAAAGATGGGCCGGCGGTTTATCAACAACGTTCGGAAAGCCAAGAAACATCGGCACCGCATGATG gTAAATGGAACCGAAGGGGAGATCGAGTATGAGGAGATTACTCTGGAGAGG ggaaacTCAGGCTTGGGCTTCAGCATAGCAGGGGGAACTGACAACCCCCATGTAGGAGACGACCCCAGTATCTTCATCACCAAGATCATCCCTGGGGGAGCTGCTGCACAGGACGGACGGCtaag TGTGAACGACAGCATCCTGTTTGTGAACGATGTTGACGTGCGCGAGGTGACACACAGCCTGGCCGTGGAGGCACTGAAGGAGGCGGGCGCCATTGTCCGCCTCTACGTCCTTCGGAGGAAACCTGCCGCCGAGAAAGTCACCGAGATCAAGCTCATCAAAGGGcctaaag GTTTAGGGTTCAGTATtgctggaggggtggggaaccAGCACATACCTGGAGACAACAGTATCTATGTCACCAAGATCATCGAGGGAGGGGCCGCTCACAAGGACTGCCGACTGCAGATCGGGGATAAGATACTGgcg GTTAACAGCGTGTGCCTGGAGGACGTGATGCACGAGGACGCCGTGGGCGCCTTGAAGAACACGGCGGAGGTGGTCTACCTCAGGGTAGCCAAGCCCAACAACCTGTACCTGACCAACTCCTACAACCCTCCAGACCTCACCAGCA ATCTCGGCCACCCCTACATGGGCTCGGATTACCCACAAGCCCTCACTCCCACCTCGCCAAGCCGTTTCTCTCCCGTCCTGCACGGCATGATGGGAGATGAAGACCTTCCTAG GGATCCTAGGAGAGTGCTCATCCATCGGGGCTCCACAGGGCTGGGCTTCAACATcgtgggaggagaggacggagagGGCATCTTCATCTCCTTCATTCTGGCCGGGGGGCCCGCGGACCTCAGCGGAGAGCTGCGCAAGGGCGACCAGATCCTCAgt gtgaacgGCGTGGACCTGCGTATCGCCACACACGAGCAGGCTGCAGCCGCCCTGAAGAACGCAGGGCAGACTGTCACCATCATCGCTCAGTACAGACCTGAGG agtacaGCCGTTTCGAGGCGAAGATCCACGACCTGCGGGAGCAGCTGATGAACAGCAGCATGGGCTCTGGGACCACCACCCTGAGGTCCAACCCCAAGAGGGGCTTCTACATCCG ggcgcTGTTCGACTACGACAAGACGGCCGACTGTGGCTTCCTGAGCCAGGCGGTGGGCTTCAGGTTCGGGGACGTGCTGCACGTGCTGGACTGCGGGGACGAGGAGTGGTGGCAGGCCCGGAGGGTCAGTCCCCAgaacgaggtggaggaggtcggCTTCATCCCCAGCAAACGCAG ggtaGAAAGGAAAGAGTGGTCTCGCATGAACACCAA AGGGAGAGATGACTCGGCACACAGCTATGAAACAGTCACACAAGTGGAAG tCCACTATGCGAGACCCATCATAATACTGGGGCCCATAAAGGACAGGGTGAATGACGACCTGCTGTCTGAGTTCCCTGATAAGTTTGGATCTTGTGTGCCAC ACACCACGCGGCCCAAGCGGGAGTATGAGGTGGATGGGCGGGACTATCACTTTGTGTCGTCGCGGGaacagatggagaaggacaTCCAGAGCCATCGGTTCATCGAGGCGGGCCAGTACAACAGCCACCTCTACGGAACCAGCGTCCAGAGCGTCCGCGAGGTCGCTGAACAG GGGAAACACTGTATCCTGGACGTGTCGGCTAATGCCGTACGCAGACTACAAGCTGCTCAGCTCCACCCCATCGCCATCTTCGTGCGGCCCAAGTCCCTGGAGAACGTCCT agaGATCAACACTCGACTGACGGAGGAGCAGGCCAGGAAGGGCATGGACCGAGCTCTCAAACTAGAGCAGGACTTCATCGAGTGCTTCTCAG ctGTGGTGGAAGGGGACAGCTTTGAAGAGGTTTACCATAAAGTGAAGACCGTGATTGAGGAGCAATCGGGGCCTTATATCTGGATtcccaccagggagaggctgtga